In one Mucilaginibacter ginsenosidivorax genomic region, the following are encoded:
- a CDS encoding glycoside hydrolase family 28 protein: protein METYDDNFSRRNWLKTVTKASAGAGIIAAAPALLHAQPANIQKADPLLGTRIYNIMDYGAKGDGVTLDTKALQAAIDACNKDQGGTVLVPAGVFVIGTVELKSNVTLHIAAQGKLLGSADGKQYYAAQAIPLTGDTTLNDGNVGLLFAVKADNIRVEGPGTIDGQGAQFRSPTKGAPSPAGISGNHRPYHLLFYQCQNVIVNDIFLKDCAYHSVRIIQSSYVKLDGIHIRGRVIHNNDGFHFISCQYVHMVNCDVQSQDDACALFGSCKFITITNCTFSTRWSVFRFGGGVAENITISNCIILEAYGCPIKMRCERHSRMENISFSNLVMHKVTGPISIGMGSVDDPGTARNISFNGIHANVVVPVQLADAEFTSNYHPGEIKSCIAINGAEGFLLENISFNDVHITFAGGGTAEDAAVRDVPKNAGEYYADGVFPAYGLYARYAQGLTLNNVRFEVATPELRPALVFDQVTDAAINGLNAQGNKDAESVLRLIDTQDVLLTATRVLSPAAVFMRVEGAASSNIKIDGGDISKAGVALSFAAGATKNAVKLRD, encoded by the coding sequence ATGGAAACTTACGACGATAATTTTTCACGACGCAACTGGCTAAAAACAGTTACAAAAGCTTCTGCGGGCGCAGGCATAATTGCTGCCGCGCCAGCACTTTTACATGCACAACCTGCAAATATCCAAAAAGCCGACCCGCTGTTGGGTACCCGTATTTACAACATTATGGATTACGGCGCCAAAGGCGATGGCGTAACGCTTGATACCAAAGCGCTGCAGGCCGCCATTGACGCCTGCAATAAAGACCAGGGCGGCACGGTACTGGTGCCTGCCGGTGTGTTTGTTATAGGCACGGTTGAACTGAAAAGCAATGTTACCCTGCACATAGCCGCACAGGGTAAATTACTGGGCAGCGCCGATGGTAAACAATACTACGCTGCCCAGGCTATCCCACTTACAGGCGATACCACATTAAACGATGGCAATGTAGGCTTGCTATTTGCGGTAAAAGCCGATAATATTCGTGTTGAAGGACCGGGTACTATTGATGGGCAGGGTGCACAATTCCGCAGCCCTACAAAAGGAGCGCCGTCACCTGCTGGCATTAGCGGCAATCACCGGCCCTATCATTTGCTTTTTTACCAATGTCAAAACGTTATTGTTAATGATATTTTTTTGAAAGACTGTGCCTATCATTCTGTACGCATTATTCAAAGCAGTTATGTAAAGCTTGATGGCATCCATATCCGCGGACGGGTAATTCATAATAACGATGGTTTTCATTTCATCAGTTGCCAGTATGTTCATATGGTTAACTGCGATGTACAATCGCAGGATGATGCCTGTGCGCTGTTTGGCAGCTGCAAGTTTATTACCATCACCAATTGCACGTTCAGCACAAGGTGGTCGGTTTTTCGTTTTGGCGGCGGGGTTGCCGAAAATATTACAATTTCCAACTGCATCATTTTAGAAGCCTATGGCTGCCCTATAAAAATGCGTTGCGAGCGCCACTCGCGGATGGAAAATATTTCATTCTCTAACCTGGTGATGCATAAGGTAACCGGCCCCATATCAATAGGCATGGGTTCGGTTGATGATCCGGGTACGGCCCGTAATATATCTTTCAATGGTATTCACGCCAATGTTGTTGTGCCCGTTCAGCTTGCCGATGCCGAATTTACCAGCAATTATCACCCAGGCGAAATAAAATCATGTATAGCTATTAACGGTGCCGAAGGTTTTTTACTCGAAAATATCAGCTTTAACGATGTTCATATCACTTTTGCAGGTGGAGGCACGGCAGAAGACGCCGCGGTACGCGATGTGCCAAAAAATGCGGGTGAATATTATGCCGACGGGGTTTTTCCGGCTTATGGTTTATATGCGCGCTATGCCCAGGGCCTTACTTTAAATAACGTGAGATTTGAAGTTGCCACGCCCGAGCTAAGGCCCGCACTGGTTTTTGACCAGGTAACAGATGCCGCTATAAATGGCCTGAACGCCCAGGGAAATAAAGATGCCGAATCGGTACTGCGGCTGATTGATACCCAGGATGTTTTGCTAACCGCGACGCGTGTACTTAGCCCGGCAGCTGTTTTTATGCGTGTTGAAGGTGCCGCCAGCAGCAATATTAAAATTGATGGCGGTGATATTTCAAAAGCCGGCGTTGCTTTATCATTTGCTGCAGGAGCCACAAAAAATGCCGTAAAATTGCGCGATTAA
- a CDS encoding helix-turn-helix domain-containing protein, with translation MKHFRNLSNLHSSLGLPPPEHPMISLLKCDATLHASGSLSIVEHTSDFYLIGFKKVKSGTMMYGKTKYDHAQGNMFFVSPRQIVALNEMEIDGDGFLIYFHEDFLIGHLLRSEIRKYSFFEYETSEALHLAPKEEELVWDLFLKMDMEYRNNQDEYSRDIILSHLDSMLKYSRRFYKRQFINRAVLTGKTVSKFNEVLNDYFEKGLVRKKGFPTVTYMASQLGLSPRYLSDLLKQETGKTAIDHIHLFLISDAKNLITAGDQSISEIAYQLGFENLPYFSKLFKKEVGISPNEFRIKLNNN, from the coding sequence ATGAAACATTTCAGGAACCTCAGCAATCTTCATAGCAGCCTCGGACTTCCGCCGCCTGAACATCCCATGATCAGCCTGCTCAAATGTGATGCAACCCTTCATGCCAGCGGCAGCCTTAGCATTGTTGAACACACGAGCGATTTTTATTTAATTGGCTTCAAGAAAGTAAAATCCGGCACAATGATGTACGGTAAAACCAAGTATGATCATGCACAGGGAAACATGTTTTTTGTTAGCCCCAGGCAAATTGTAGCACTCAATGAGATGGAAATAGATGGAGATGGATTCCTGATCTATTTTCACGAGGACTTTTTAATTGGTCATCTGCTGCGCAGCGAGATCAGGAAGTACAGCTTTTTTGAATATGAAACCAGCGAGGCTTTGCATCTTGCGCCTAAAGAAGAGGAGCTTGTTTGGGATTTATTTCTTAAAATGGATATGGAGTACCGAAACAACCAGGACGAATATAGCCGCGACATTATACTTTCCCATCTTGATTCAATGCTAAAGTACAGCAGGCGGTTTTATAAAAGACAATTTATTAACCGGGCCGTATTGACGGGCAAAACAGTGTCGAAGTTCAACGAAGTGCTGAACGATTATTTTGAAAAAGGCCTTGTCCGCAAAAAAGGCTTCCCAACAGTAACCTATATGGCATCCCAGCTCGGCCTTTCACCACGATACCTGAGCGATTTGTTGAAACAGGAAACCGGGAAAACAGCGATTGACCACATCCATTTGTTTTTAATCTCCGATGCAAAAAATCTAATTACGGCAGGCGATCAGTCGATTTCAGAAATCGCCTATCAATTGGGGTTCGAAAATCTTCCCTATTTTTCAAAGTTATTCAAAAAAGAAGTTGGCATTAGCCCGAATGAGTTTCGCATTAAACTCAATAATAATTAG
- a CDS encoding SDR family NAD(P)-dependent oxidoreductase, with protein sequence MSKTIFITGASRGFGKIWTEAFLKRGDKVAATVRDLNSLQELVQQYGNALLPIKLDVTNRADCFAAVKKAQDHFGAIDVLINNAGFGLFGAIEETDEQNARKLVETNIFGLLWMTQAIIPVMRKQGNGHIIQLSSTLGITPVPIMGVYSSTKFAVEGLSETLAAEVKDFGIKVTLVEPNAYSTDFTTSSAIYAQPMQEYDEVKSAFQSRVTDDIFGIPESTVKAIFKLIDSPQPPLRLFLGKFGLLYAKQAYQDRLATWEEWQDVAVEAHGK encoded by the coding sequence ATGTCAAAGACTATTTTCATTACAGGAGCTTCCAGGGGATTTGGAAAAATCTGGACAGAAGCATTTTTAAAACGCGGCGATAAAGTGGCCGCCACCGTGCGCGATCTCAATTCATTACAAGAGCTGGTGCAACAATATGGAAACGCCTTGCTGCCAATAAAACTGGACGTTACCAACCGCGCAGATTGCTTTGCCGCTGTAAAAAAAGCGCAGGACCACTTTGGTGCTATTGATGTGCTGATTAACAACGCAGGCTTTGGCCTTTTTGGTGCTATTGAGGAAACGGATGAACAAAATGCCCGTAAGCTGGTTGAAACCAACATATTCGGTTTATTGTGGATGACACAGGCAATAATACCGGTAATGCGCAAGCAGGGCAATGGCCACATCATCCAGCTGTCGAGCACATTAGGCATTACCCCGGTTCCAATTATGGGGGTTTACAGCAGTACCAAGTTTGCTGTAGAGGGACTTAGCGAAACACTTGCCGCCGAAGTAAAGGATTTCGGGATTAAAGTAACACTCGTTGAGCCCAATGCTTATTCAACTGATTTTACCACTTCCTCGGCCATATATGCCCAACCTATGCAGGAGTATGATGAGGTAAAAAGCGCTTTTCAATCTCGCGTAACAGATGATATCTTTGGTATTCCTGAATCTACGGTGAAAGCAATTTTTAAACTAATAGATTCGCCCCAACCTCCACTCAGGCTTTTCCTGGGGAAATTTGGGTTGCTTTATGCCAAACAGGCTTACCAGGACCGGCTTGCCACCTGGGAAGAGTGGCAGGATGTGGCAGTGGAAGCACACGGAAAATAA